The sequence agaaAGTGGCTTCCTCAAACTGGTTGATCTTCAGTTTAGGTCTCTGCAGACAAGGGAACACTGCCAATGCTGACAATTCCTGTAGGCCACTTGCTTTCTTCAAATACAAGTATGCCTCAAGCAAACACAGAGAGATACAGTGAGAGGCTGGGCCATCGCCTACCCAGAACACACAACTCTGACCCCTCCACCCCCTACTTATTAGCCAGAGGAAACTTATCCAGGGCCAGCTTTAGGGTTAGGTCAGCTAGAGATGCAGGAACATATGGAGGCCCACTCACCATATAATTGTTGGATAAATATAAGGAAGCAGCCGCAGACTCCAGAAGATAATAAAAAGCCCTCCTTCTGTCTTTCACCATCAGACAATGGCGGGCTAGGGCAGAGACCACCAATTCCACTCTCTCTCCACATTCACAGGGTGCCAGGTTTGTGGCTTCCTCTTTGCCACGTTTATGGTACTTAATCAGCTTGTCCACCCTGTCCAGGAACTCCTGTTCAACTCTATGGTGAGAGAGAAGAGAGGGTGAGCCCGCTGTAGCCCAAATTGAAAATCACTAAAGGATCCCCTGGGGATGATCCCATCAGGGCCCAGTCCTCAGTATCCCCATGGGCATAGGGGCACCCCTACTGCAGAAAATATGAAACACTCCAAAAtgtaactgaaaaaaaatatttcatttcctttAAATTGACATAAAAATCCCCAAGTTGTCTGGCATCACCCACCAACTGAGGAAGGATGGGCTTCCAGTTAAGACATGGGACTCGGAATCAGGAgaaccaggttcaattccccactctgccactgactgcctgtgtgaccttgggcaaatgcctctgtttccccatctgtaaaatggggataatagtaatGCCATACCTCACAGGCTGCTGTGAGGTTAATAAGGTGCCCAGATACTATAGTGGTGGGGGCCAAACCTAACTAGATAGAAAATCCAGTATGAAGCATTTATACCACTATCAAAAATCCAGTGTACACAGGCTCCCGAACAGCAATCAAGAATTGCAACATAGGCATTTCCAGACTGGATCAAACCAGGACCAGTATCAGGTTTGCAATAGCAGCCAGCAGGTTATATGTCTCCAGAAGGTGTGAGAACCCCGcagcaggcagatgtgggataatctgttcCCCCACACCTGTTCTCATCCTGGTCTCTCATAGACAGAGATTGGCTAAAGCATGAGGTTTTATCCCCTTCCTAAATTTGTTGGCattaactattataactctggacATTATTGTTACTCATATAAATGTCCACGCCCTTTCTGAATCTtgctaaactcttggcctcagtgacttccTATAGCAATGAGTTCCAGTTATGCGCTGGGTAAaaaaagcagggtttttttttatttcactgaatgtccccttgttccaTTGCAATGAGAGGGGAAGAACAGAAACTCCTAATCTGCCTTCTCTAGACCATCGATTACTTTATATGCTTTTATTATGTCCCCTCTTGATCCCAGTCTGTTCAATCTCGCTTCATATGAGAGTTTTGCCAGGCCCTTAATCATTCCTGtcacccttctctgaaccctgtcTAATAATTGTACAATACCCTTGCAAAAAGCAGCAATAACTTGTTATCATTGAcccagggcctgatcctaaaTTCGCTGAGGTCAGTAGGAGTCTGCCCATTAATTTCTATGGGTTTGGGATTAGTCCCTGGCTGAGCCAGATCTGAACTAATGGCTTGGAGCTGAAAAGTTCTGTTATCCCatttccagtcccagtctcttgaGCAACCTGTTCCCAAGGAATTAACTTGCTCTTTAAGAACACAGGTGATCAAAgatcccccccaccaccatacCGGAGATGATCATCTGGCAACACCTGTTTATTCATGGCTGATTTTGCCCTGCACTGTAAATTATCTGAaaaggaagttaaaaaaaaaaggattaaatgAATCATGTTCTAGCTTCCAAAATTTACTCTGTGGTTTAGGAGAGGGTATCCTTCACTTCCTCAGCTAAACTATTGTGCTGTGTTCCTGTTAAACAGAAGTGGGTATGACGTGATGCCTTTGTTTAAATTATATATCAGCTAATTAAATCTGTAAAATTGCCGTGAGTGTTCAGCGAGAGGGACTGGACATTACGGACAGATgtctctggggaacctggcaacAGGGAAGGCAAGGTTTAGACTAGCAGAGTCtcaaggagtttgctggtgaggtggacagactggtgtggcagggaACTGACACACAGTTTGTGCTCCAGCAAACctctctcttgctgaggcagatGGGTAGCACAGTGGCTTAAGATTCTGGGCGCCCCGGGAGAGTGTCAcatcttgtgcaagtcacttaggctctcTGTGCTTTAGTCCCCCATCTGCTGTGAGGAGAACTACAACTGAAAATcacaaggcactcagatactgtggtaattgGAGCCAGGTAAGTATTGACACAGCCATAACAACAGATAGGCTCATCTCTCTCTATCTCCCCCTTTCAAAGCCTCCCCTCATTCTAACAGCGTTGCCAGCTGGGCAGCCAAAGAAGTTTTACCTTCACATGAGGCCATGGGAGTTTCTATGGCaagttcctgccccagagaggcaTCGGTCCTCTCTGGTGCATCtgaaacagacaagacaaaataACTTCTGAATCTGAAATGCTCCATACAGGTATCGCTATCTTCCTGCAAACAGAGACTGGGGTTGCACTAGTGACCAGGTTTGCCTACTACAAACACATAAGCTGGGACTTTATTTTAGATCTGTGTGTTTGGTAAGTTAGGAAGCTGTCTGTGGTTCCTCTACCCCCTTATGTGATGCTCAGCACTGGAACTGCATCCAAGAATGCTCTAACCTGCATACAAGAAGCATCTGGATATTTGATATATTAGAAACCAGACATGGCATCAGATAAGCCTGACACAGTCAGCCAGCCAGGTGACCTAGTTCCGTATTGGCTATCTGGGTTGCAATGCAGATTTCCGGCTGGCTAATGTATCACTAGTCTTCCAGTTTGTCATTTGTTTGACAGAAGTAGGAAACACATTTGCAGAATTTCCAAAACTGGAAATATCAGATGGACAACCAGCACCTTGCAGGGtctagtacaggggttctcacaaTGGGGCTCAGGACCCCttagggggtcacaaggttattacatggggggttgctagctgtcagcctccaccccaaaccccgctttgcctccagcatttataatggagttacgttaaaaacacttttttatgtatttataagggggggtcacactcagaggcttgctgtgttaAAGGGGTCACtggtacaaaagtctgagaacccctggaaGAGAACAGGAGATCTCAAGACACTGGGGCTATCATTCAACACACTGCAGTGTTATGCTCCAGAGACTGCAGGTATCATCTTCATCCTCTTACAGGCTATCCCATGCACTAGTGTGAACTACAGCCTCCAGAAATGCCAACACCCTGCAATGCATTGTCAGTCCCCCTATGCTATTTCCGAACTTCCGTTTACCTTGTGCTAAGCTTGTCTGAAGCCTCTTCCCGGTTTCTTCAGAAAGCACCTGAGCCGTGCCCTTGGTCTTACTGCCCTGTCCCAGCAAAGAGGCTTCATTGCTCATCTGGGTGTCCAGGGCATAGCGGTGGAAGGAAACGAAATCACCTCCACCGCAGCTTCTGCATTTGTGAGCCTTGTGCTCCAGGAAGGTGGCACATTTGAGGTGCAGGGCCTTCTTCTGatcccccagccacagctcaTAGGCCCCTTCTCGCAGCAGGGGAGTGCAGAACCGCATTGCTTGATCCTGCTGCAacatccccagctcctcttgcagGCTGAAGCTTGGAGCAGCGGCACCGACATCTGGAAAGCAGCAATAATTCCTTTATTGCATGATTGATTCAGATTTATCTGACTGGAAACCACTTAAACTGGCtgttcttctgggcagggacctgTCCTTTTTTCTTTGTTGATTTTCTTTACACATCCAGGGAGCGgtataaagaaataataataaagcagatCCAATGAGATTACGATGGCTGTAGATCCTCATGCAAAATTCTCCTAAGCCTCCCAAGGAGTAATTTTCCCGGCACTTATGAACACAAAATATGATGTGGCATTTCAACTGCCATCACTGGCCAGAGACTACgtacatggggcctgatccaaactccaatgaagttaatggaaggaaatacttccattgacttgaacGGGATTTGGCTCAGGCGCACAGGGACAAAACAAAGTGACATTAGCCCATCATTTCCGAGGTATGGCCAAAAGAGAGAGGAACAAAAGCGTTCCCAGGGAACAATGGGGGTTCTGGAAACTAAAAACCCTGCTCACCTTCAGAGTCCTCTGGCCCCAGGGATTGCATCGTCAGGGGGCCCAGATGTGTGTGTAAATGGCAGGAACCTACTGCCTGTGTAGCTCTGGTTTCTTTTCCAACATACTCAAACACGTGGGAACAGATCAGGCTCATGAGTGTCTCCTCCATCTTCTTGTTTGTCCACTCCGGGAGGATGTACAGCAGCAGCTCTGGAGTAAACGTATGGCCAATGACAGCTGCACATTTAACTGCCATCTGCTCAGAGGGGCTCAAGCTGTCCAACTGGGCCACAGCAATCTCTGCAGACAAAAAAGGTCAATCTGTTAATCACTTCCTCCCATGAATATATTAACTCATAGGATATTATTCAGTTGGTAGCAATCTCTGGGATGTTGCATAGAGTTCCAGACAATGATTTTCAATTCCCATTCATGCTCattttatatcagtgtaactccactgacttcagtgattgGCATaagtgaatcaggcccagagtgtgGTACCTAGTAAACAAAGTCAGATGAAACTGGAACGCGAGCTGTGTGGAAGCCTGCTCACTCCTGTTTGTTTTGTACAATAGGTGCCTCCTGTATAAAGACTGTGATTCCATATATTATGGACCCTCTGGTCTTTAGCCTGAGTCCATTCCAGGATAGCAGCAGAATCCTGTCTGGATCCCTGACCTCTTCTTTCTGTACAAATTAATACATTGAGGGAGCCCCCTCTGTGAACACTGTTGCCTCGGGCAACTAAAAAGAAATCCCAGAGTGCAATTTTGCACTGACCTGAAGTGGGTTCGAGGTACTTTGTGACCAATCATTCAAGTCCATTTGGACATGATAAGGCATCAGCTGGTGACTCAGAAGACCCAGACTCAGTTCCCTGTCACAGACCTACAGTGTGACGAAGCATAAGGCAAGTCACTTacgtttctctgtgcctcagttccccatatgtaaCCCAAGAATAATGCTTCCCTAGCTCACAGGGGAGCTGTAGAGCTAAATACGCTATGGATCATAAGGCACAGATACTGTGGCAGTGAAGACTGCATGAGTACCTAGGCAGATAAATAAGCGGAAAGAATGGAGCTTGATTTGGACTGTGCACCCAAAAAGCACCACGGGTGAATGCAGTAGATACCCCTTTTATTGAAAGCTCCACACTATCTCAGTCTAACAGAGTTCCCAGAGTCTTTAGCCCTCCTCTGTGATGAGCCCCGGATCTCAGACCTGCACTGCGGCATTTAGCTCCCTAGGTCTTTTTCATTTGTCTCTGACCGCTGCCTCTGAAGAGACACGCTGAGCACCAGCCAATCAGCTGCTCACCTTGCAGCCTCGCCGGGAGTAGAACAGTGTCCAGGTCCACACCCGTCCTGACGGTACAAACGTAAAGCTCTTTGTTTTCCTTGGAGGAGACAAGAGGCGCTCTGTAGGGTATCGATTTCACAGCACTGACTGTGTGGAGAGAAGGAATCATTTGGAAACATTTTACAGTTTGAGctcattttaaaacacacacacacacacacaaattaaaccATGAGCTAGTGAGAGCTAAAGAACTTGTGCTGGTTTATTTAGTCTTCTGCACTATAGATATTAGAAAGGTCTCTGTAAAACTCATCTTTCTTTCCTCAGCATTTATTCCATCTGTCAGAAAATGCAAACTGCAGGTACTTTGATACAGGGACTGATAGATCTGAGGTCAGTCTAGTTTCTAAGCATCCTCGACAGCCTTTGCTGAAATGCTATTTTGAATCTCCCAACAAGCCACATCGCCTCAGATGAATCACGTCCGCACCAGACCACACTACAGGAGCTGGTTTCCCCCTCTCCAAGCAATGGAAGCGCATCTAGGCTGCGAATGGCAGCGCCGCGGCACGTATCACCTCCTCTTCAATGAGAGCAGCTCCTGCACTAAAGTCCAGAGCCAAAAGAAAGTTCAGCTGAAGACCGAGTCAACCCAATCTGATGTTAGATCATCCCCaagtgaaatgtttttaaaaagttggtgGCTCCGTGAGTTAAAGAAGTTTCCTTTCAGCCAAGATTGCATTTCTGGTCCTGGGCAGGATAGATTCAGAGTAGCAGGCTACAGGTAGAGAAGAACCCTATaatctattctattctatgtgTATCCTTGTGAATAGCTCACTGGAGGAGGACTGtgaaacctgggttctgtttccagctctgccactagcctgctgggtgaccttgggcaagtcactgcgtgttctgtgcctcggtttcccatctgtaaagtgggggtaATGATATGGAACTTTGCAAAAtcctttgagagctactgatgaaaagtgctatagaagagctaggtattattctATTCTATGGAGGTTCCTATACTGTCCTTACCATAGTATCTAGGTGCCTTCCAGTAGCATATGAAGGGACGTGAGCATGAAGGTGATAACTTCTACTCACACTGAGCTCGATTTGAACCAGGGACACAGAAGTGAAAAGCTCTCTATTCTGTTAGCCTCAGAGACTGAGGGGAAAGGCTCTCTGTTCCCTTAGACATCCCCTAAATTATCCAGACCTGCTCCATGTCTCCCAAGACCCAGCTAATATGAAATAGGGATGTAAACTGGAATTCTGAGTCCtctggctgggaacagagccatGGGATTTAGATGAGTTAAGAAGGTGTATCGTACTAGACAGCTTATCCCACtcatcctcttccttctcctcctctgggatGCGGCAAAACTCAAGAACCCCATTAGCATGGAGGTCCGTCAGTAAAGCTTCACAGTACAAGGGGACCCCAAAGCTTCTTTGTATGAGGAATCTAAAGAAAGGAGAAAGCCCAACACTTACTAATACAAGCAGCTTCTCAGTGGTAATATGGAATTTAgcacatttaatatatttttaaatagctgattttgtttatctttttttcccatttatgATGCATCGATTATCAGGAGGGAAAGCTAAGCAATAAAGGCCAAGACCCTGGAATGAGCAACTGGTCCAGAAGTGGGAGGAACAAATAGAATAGGAAATCCTCAGGAGATGAAGGATTGCCCTAAATTGTTTGTCTGGTTTAGCTGGTGAGCTGAGAAGGGTTTTCAAATTAAATTCAGATTCAGGAAACCGCTTAAGCgggtgcttaagtcccattgcagttgatgggatttaagcacatgcaatgaaaatgtgcttaagtgctttcctgagtcAAGACCCAGATCAGTAACAATACCAGGGCATACTTTAAACAGTGCTGGCTAAAGtttagagcaggggcagggaataAGGACTTCTATTCCCAGTTTGACCAGGCTCTTAAGGCTTGATGTCCCTCCCTGGTGGATTTGTTCCCCTCCACTTGCTAACGCAGATTAGTTGGGTGATAAGGGCACTTACGTTTCCATCTCTCTGGGAATGCTCACCACCCCAAGGGCCTGACGGGCCATCTCCAAGAGTTTGGAAGGCTCCAGTTCCCGGAGGACAATGCCAGTGGTCTTGGGGCTCTTCATGATGCCTTCAGCAGAAGCACAAGGGAGCAGCTCTTTGGAGGCAAAGGGAGACAATGACAGGACTATAAAGATGGGGACACTCAAGAGGAGTTTTGCCAAAAAATCCCAGGAGGTAGCATCGATGTACTGGGCTTCATCAATGATGAAGACCAGTGTCGCTTCTCCCGCtgcctgaaaaagaaaagggacGAGATCAGCGCATTTGGCCAGGCTTcaagaggagagaaaaagagCCAAGACAGACCAGACAGGGGTTTGCTTCATTTCTTTAAGCTGGGTATTTTTAATTGACATCAGTTCAACTCTCCACTGATTCCTCCCTGCACCTGTTGAGCCTGAAGGTTAAAACTCCTCAAGCTACTTCCTCGGTTTGCATAAAACAGCGTAGCTCTGTTGAGGTCGATGTTGAGGTCAGGTTAAACcaggtgagaatctggccccatatttCTAACCCAGCATTTAACTGGTAAGGAGATGAACCTTTTTACCAGTTTTCAAGGCAGGAACAAGCGCTATGCGAGGTGATTTTCAAGGGCACCCAGCTGATTTAGGAACAGAAATCCCAGTGACTTTCaacaggacttgtgctcctaagagacacagctgcttttgaaaatcccagcccgtGTATTCAGGAAGGGCCTCCACCAAGCATCTCAGATTCAGGGAAGACATCCCTATTGAGTCTTTGGGGAAGATAGTCCAAGTGGATAGTCATCCATTAAAGTAAAGCTGTTTGCTAGCCATGCCTTTGTAACCCACTCAGGGTGGTGCTCTGTACCCTCTAGTGGTGGGCTGGGCCACATACAGCGCTTGATGAACCTTCTACAGCCACAGCTGACAGAGCTGGATCTACACTCAGGCAACAGGTGCTCAACCCATGTTCTATCCCCACAGCCGATGACCTATCCAGGGGCACGGTTTAACACCTGCAAGCCCAACCTCTCACTTGTACCTAGTTTGGGATGTCTGTTCACCTCATTTATATGGTGATGGGGTTCGCTCACCTTCCGCAGGACTCTGAGGAAAAGcatttcctcttctttttgcttTGTCTCATTGTCCATGTGAGAAACCTCAGCTGACATGGGGAACTGGTCAGGAAGACACCAGCACAGTTAGCAAGAGACGCAGCATGCTTGGGAGTTAATGCATATTAGCAGAAAAGCAGCCAAGAACAAATTTCCAGTGCAGCAAGGTGTACATGCATTGCTCGtcgctttttttctttttttttaaataaacctttcCCTGTGGAGACCTAATTACTCAGGATTTGTCATGGGACACCCAATGGAACCTTTTGCTTCCTAGGCCACCGGCTTGAACTTGACCCATGTCACTGTGATGTTCCCATCTGGCCACTGTTTGATGAACTACATTACATGAATTTGCTGGCTCTTAGTCCGATACCTAGCAGGCAGTTATCCACATCACAAAGGTCACCACCCACCAGTGGCATCGCCGCTGTCCGTCAACGGCACTCAATGATGAAATCAGCAAGAAGACACTTCTGCATGCATTGAACTCCCTCCCTCACACACCCCCTTGCCTTGGGCTGGATTGCTCCCCTCCATAAACCCCTCACCAGGTCTCCCTCAGTGCTCTTTAAGGGGTAAGAGCTGTGCCCCCAAAGCAAGACTGAGACTCAAGGAGCTGGCATCAGAACAGCAATGAGGCTAATCTCAGGCAAAGGTGAACAGAAGGTTGCCTAATTCCGAACTCACAGCACGTCAAGGAGGTTTTGAATTCCTTGAGGTCACTGGATGCTCCAGACAAATTCAGGGAAATTTAGTAGCTGTATCCAATGTACCGGTCAGTCCCATCTAGAACAGTGAAAACGTTTTGGCTTTCTGATTTGGAAATTTGATCCTGGCCACAATTTTGACATTTCTGCCAGTGAAATTCAAGGCAAGGATGATAGATGCTGAGACATGGGCCTGGCAGAAATGAAGGAATCAACTGAACCCCCCGCTCCTTGTAACCGGCTCATGTACAAAGTGGTTACACATCACTGGGTCTTCTCCCAGAGAGCAGCTGCTTTCCCCATTACCTTCACAAGGAACTGATTATTGAGGAGACAGTAGAAGGTCTCATCCCACAGCCCACTGAGCTTGCTTTGGAGGATGTCTTGTCTCTTATAAGGTCTACAGGCATCAATCCCGAAGAATATGGCCATAAGTGACCGGATAGCATAGAAGGACTCCTGGATATCTACTTTGGACAGCTCCAGTGCTATCACTCTGTgttgaaaattattattattatttgtgtcatGGTAGCACCAAGGAACCCCAGTCacggcccaggaccccattgtgctaggcactgtacgaacACAGACTCAAAGGTCTCATTCTATAGAGCGTCCTCTGAGCAGCTTGTGAAGCTTCTTAGAGATCTGCCCCCATCCTTGATTAGAAGTGTCTGACAGAAACTGTGtcgggagggcagggggcagatgCAGCCTCTTGAGTGGTATATGGGCAAGCTAGATACACCCAACACAGTACGACATATGATGGTGGTGAGCCATAGATTTTAAACCCTGAagaaaccattatgatcatctggtctgactaTAACTATAAAACATAACTTTAACAGtgcacaggccatagaatctcgcccactgattcctgcatcaagcccctGACTTCTGTGTTCAGATTTGGAGCTGGCTTCTTGGGGAAAACATTCACTCTTGATTTCATACCCAGCACATCCTGCTATTCATGTCTGTTTTTCACTGACATAGGGAGCAATTCTGCCTGCAGAAGCAGCCACAGGGAATAGAAAGAAGGCCACCTAAACTACAGGACAAatagaggtgggagatcacaTGATGGGATCACTGGCAGCTGAATTACCCTCCCCTCCAGTGTTGGCTCATTGAGGCGATGAGGATGGTATTTTATCCATGATAACGGAGCCCTCACTGGTGAGACCCAGATACAGGTGAAGGTGCTTCACGTGGCATTTTGTCACCGGTCTGAGCTCACATGACGGTCACCAAGAGCCACTGAATAAGTGGTTACACTGAATGACTGTGGTGGTATCATGATGAACACACACTGCAACCGTCGCTCGTGACACCCGCCGGAAGGGTTGATCTGGCTCCACGGATGAGATTGTTGTGGGGAGGAGGCGCTGAGAGAGACAAAAACACCCTAGCAAATACCTTCCCCTGAAACTCAAAAACAATTGCCTAGGAGGTTCAGATAAATAACTACACATAGATAAGACCCTGCTTTATCTTAGGGGTGTATTAAGTCTAGGATACACAAGTCAGGATTGAGGAGCCTTTGCAGAACTGTGTGGTGGCCCAAGACTGGAACAGGGATGCTACTAAGCAAAGTTAAGAGAACTGACCTGTGATTTTCCTCCCTGGCTAAGTAGTCTATTTCAGCAATTAATCGGCTTTTTCCATAGCCCGTAGAGCCTTCGTACATAACAACACGGCCTTCTCTGTGTCTCATAAATTCTTGCAGTGCAGCCTGGAAGATTCTGATCTCTTTCTTGCGACCTTTCAAGAGGAAGGCATTTTATAGACAGTATACTAGGGTATAGGACATTGTTCTTCCTAGCCATGCAGTGGAAGTGGCTGTCTCTAAAATGCTACTTCAGACATTGGTCTTAGGGGGTTGTTCaaaagcaacaagaaaaaaaacactCCAACATGCCGTGGGCCTAAGTAAACCCTCTCTGGGGTGTGTCCAGCTCAGGGGCCATGAGGAAGAGCTCTGggcctgagttctaatcctacaTCTGGCATTGCACTGTGGTGCCATCAAGCAGACGAGCTAGCTTGTGAATTGTCCTCTCTCATTTTATAGGTTGCATATCTGTGTCAATCACAGGTGCCTTGCAACCAGTTGGGCTGCTGGCCTACAACCCTTTATCTTGCCTGCAAAGATAAGCATCAGAACTGTGGACACATGGGaacaggagagggggaaaatCAGAACTGATATTTTGCTTTAAACAAAAACATATGGCTCTTACTTTCCCTGATGTTGTTAGATGGCAACTCCCCTGCCTGTTTATCCCCATGTCCTTCCTCCCACCATTGCATCCCTTCCTGACCTTCAGGGATGTTCTGCACATTATTAATACCGTGCCAGGAGGATAGATCCACCTACCCAGCAAGGGTCGATTCCCATCCTTCTTCCTGGTAAAGCCCGACTTTCCAAACATTCTAAAAGGAGGAAGGATGGCAAGAGTCAGTGATCACCTACCTGGACTATCAGATGCTAGGTAAGAAATAAAGAGAACAGAAGAAAGAATTTCAGAAGCTCCATGAACCCATCTGGCTGCCCAGAGGCGAAATGAAAGAGTTAGATGGGCTCATTCATTTGCTGCATACAGCCCATTCTTAACCCCAGTGGAAATGCAGGTGGTTGGAGGACATTTCAGGCAGTTGTTTGGAGAAggatagtggttctcaaccttttccttatCAGAACTCCTTCCATCTAGCTGGGAACAAGTCAGGTCCCAGCTTCTATTTAGCAAGATGGGAAGGGCACGGTGGTCCCAACCATCTACGCCTGTTTGCAAGCTCTCTGGGATTGCTTACCCCTGGGTAAGAATATCCAGCCTTTGAGTTAACAGAGTTAGATTTTCCCTTCTCTCTTGCTTGTACTGGAAGGAGCACATAGGAGTGACTTACAGGTTTCTCTTTCTGCCGAGATATTCATAGGTTACCCCAGGGCTCATGGCATCGCTCATCTCCTTCTCTGGAAGCTTCTTAAAAAAACAGCCGGGCAACCCAGATTTTGAGTAAGTCTCTTCATCACATGATATCATCCCTGGATAGTGTGTCAGCATCCTGGAGGCCATCTTAACCTTCGAGCCAGTGACTGCATCAGGAATAGAGTATGGGGAAAGGCTGTGAGCAATCTAAcggattcacacacacacacaccacagctAAGTCCTATCCTACCTGTATATTCTTGTCTAGGACGCATGCCAGCAACTCCGCAGAACGCTACTCCACTTGTAATCCCAATGGAAACAAGCCTAAAATAGAGTAAGAGCAACATGGAATCAGCCGTCTCCTGCTAACACTCTCCATAGCTATAACTTTCTCACCCTCTTTGCTTTATTAGTGATCTAAACTCACTACAGGGCTTGCCACTACTGTTCTGGGCCTGTGATAAACGATTGGCTCATCCACTGGCCAATTAACACTCGGTCCCCGTAATGTCATGAAACACTTTTGTTCTATGCTGATCTCAGAGCAATGGTAGTTTTCACAGGACTGGCAGGCTGGTGATTGGGGATATAACGGCACTGGAGAAATATTATCCCAAGTAGTAATCAGTTCCTTTCCAGAATAAAACACCCAGTGAACATCCAGAATTACAGTggtaatgataaaaaaaaaagttttggaagggTTATAAACCTTCCTGCATCAAGGTACAAGCCAATCTCTAATTAATGGGCAAGGTTTCCCTTTGAGCAGGTAACCCCATAAATGCAGGgctcttgcatcttcctctgaagcagcaatGGTCAGAGACAGAATATGGGACTAGATGGATCCCTGATCTGATCCAGCCTGGGAGTTCCTGTGTTCCTAACACATTTACTTTCAGATATTTTTCTTGTTATTTCTGGTTGTCAA comes from Lepidochelys kempii isolate rLepKem1 chromosome 21, rLepKem1.hap2, whole genome shotgun sequence and encodes:
- the LOC140901486 gene encoding adenylate cyclase type 10-like, coding for MGVLKESSQEIGKKEVEVSFPPRQVQVVALLPDLLVYNNHSLRRMLPSMETFNGVLLCVEITGLTALLEKLYTNNDLNCGMEQLTQMLNDYIEGIMEHVLCFGGDILNFTGDALLVLWKVERSQLSDIITLAAKCSLEMQKQFRFSYTEVGPELRLKIGLSAGHVSQLIVGDEMRQYWLVTGQQVDDVRLAQSLAQAREVILSPNCWELCDRDVLEAEMLKGQKARKIDDNQPLEFVSELRLVTAVSVKLQFHENTKMTELCKLVQDATVSISGIMEGWRGKIIKISTFGKYKQERRENLTLLTQRLDILTQGMFGKSGFTRKKDGNRPLLGRKKEIRIFQAALQEFMRHREGRVVMYEGSTGYGKSRLIAEIDYLAREENHRVIALELSKVDIQESFYAIRSLMAIFFGIDACRPYKRQDILQSKLSGLWDETFYCLLNNQFLVKFPMSAEVSHMDNETKQKEEEMLFLRVLRKAAGEATLVFIIDEAQYIDATSWDFLAKLLLSVPIFIVLSLSPFASKELLPCASAEGIMKSPKTTGIVLRELEPSKLLEMARQALGVVSIPREMETFLIQRSFGVPLYCEALLTDLHANGVLEFCRIPEEEKEEDEWDKLSISAVKSIPYRAPLVSSKENKELYVCTVRTGVDLDTVLLPARLQEIAVAQLDSLSPSEQMAVKCAAVIGHTFTPELLLYILPEWTNKKMEETLMSLICSHVFEYVGKETRATQAVGSCHLHTHLGPLTMQSLGPEDSEDVGAAAPSFSLQEELGMLQQDQAMRFCTPLLREGAYELWLGDQKKALHLKCATFLEHKAHKCRSCGGGDFVSFHRYALDTQMSNEASLLGQGSKTKGTAQVLSEETGKRLQTSLAQDAPERTDASLGQELAIETPMASCEDNLQCRAKSAMNKQVLPDDHLRVEQEFLDRVDKLIKYHKRGKEEATNLAPCECGERVELVVSALARHCLMRPKLKINQFEEATFCSLRGEFANKVCNLRALLDPGFLEEQSYSLDSTTNRKYSRLAALMEINLADESENKMQFSQSMGYKDEWLKYEMMAIQRSSQCNFTFTRERLLMTAQLAQALAYSKLCLGHLTRSIQLGFDYRPIEECLQFINQYEASCILKSQSNIMLSLYSSLAIW